GCAGGCCCTCGCACTGGTGGAACATCGGCGTGTGGGTCTGGTCGCTGTCGCTGCGGTAGACCTTGCCCAGCGCGATCATGCGCAGCGGCGGGCGGGTGTCCTGCATGTAGCGCACCTGCACACCCGAGGTGTGCGTGCGCAGCAGGCGACCGTCGCCGAAATAGAAGGTGTCGTGCATCGCCCGCGCCGGGTGGTGCGGCGGGAAGTTCAGCGCTTCGAAGTTGTGCCAGTCGTCCTCGATCTCCGGGCCGTTGCTGAGCTCGAAACCCAGGCGCCCGAAGATCTCGGCGATGCGCTCCATGGTGCGGCTGACCGGGTGCAGGCCGCCGCGGCCGGCGTCGATGCCCGGCAGGGTGACGTCGATGCTTTCGGAGGCCAGGCGCGATTCCAGCGCGGCATCGTCGAGCACGCGCTTGCGCTCGCCCAGTGCCTGCGTCAGTTCGTCACGCGCGCGGTTGATGGCCTCGCCGGCGCTCTTGCGCTGGTCGGCGGGCAATGCGCCCAGCTGCTTGAGCTGCGCGGTCACGCTGCCCTGCTTGCCCAGCAGCGCGACGCGCAACGCCTCGACGGCGTCGGGCGTGTCGGCGGCGGCGATATCGCCCAGCGCCTGCTGCGTCAGTGATTCGATTCCACTCATCCCCGTCAACCTCTCCTATCCCGTACGTCATCCCGGCGAAAGCCGGGACC
Above is a genomic segment from Lysobacter sp. S4-A87 containing:
- the pheS gene encoding phenylalanine--tRNA ligase subunit alpha, with translation MSGIESLTQQALGDIAAADTPDAVEALRVALLGKQGSVTAQLKQLGALPADQRKSAGEAINRARDELTQALGERKRVLDDAALESRLASESIDVTLPGIDAGRGGLHPVSRTMERIAEIFGRLGFELSNGPEIEDDWHNFEALNFPPHHPARAMHDTFYFGDGRLLRTHTSGVQVRYMQDTRPPLRMIALGKVYRSDSDQTHTPMFHQCEGLLVDEHASFADLKGTLAEFVRAFFERDFEMRFRPSYFPFTEPSAEVDIAWQQPDGTTRWLEVLGCGMVHPNVLRNVGIDPEKYTGYAFGLGVERFAMLRYGVDDLRSFFDNDVRFLKQFA